In one window of Caldalkalibacillus thermarum DNA:
- a CDS encoding metal-sensitive transcriptional regulator, whose protein sequence is MTEWENKHEALDCHGSGRRGRAPAELKENLIRRLNRIEGQVRGIKGMIERDVYCDDILNQMAAVQSALHAVSKLLLESHIKTCVMERLKEGDQEVTGEFMKTISKLIK, encoded by the coding sequence ATGACGGAGTGGGAAAACAAACACGAAGCGTTAGACTGCCACGGGAGCGGGCGCCGGGGGCGGGCACCGGCTGAATTGAAAGAAAACCTGATCCGCCGCCTGAACCGGATTGAAGGGCAGGTCCGGGGCATTAAAGGCATGATCGAGCGGGATGTATACTGTGATGACATCCTCAATCAAATGGCTGCCGTGCAATCGGCTCTTCATGCGGTGTCCAAGTTGCTGCTGGAAAGCCATATCAAAACCTGTGTGATGGAGCGGCTCAAAGAAGGGGACCAGGAAGTGACCGGGGAATTTATGAAAACCATCTCCAAGTTAATTAAATAA
- the copZ gene encoding copper chaperone CopZ, with protein MKEVTLKVEGMSCAHCVSAVEKSVGALEGVSDVKVNLDQGLVEVKFDDSIVSVEKIKETIDDQGYDVVS; from the coding sequence ATGAAGGAAGTCACACTGAAAGTGGAAGGGATGTCTTGTGCTCATTGTGTATCTGCTGTAGAAAAGAGTGTCGGGGCGTTAGAGGGCGTTTCTGACGTGAAAGTCAATCTGGATCAAGGTCTGGTTGAGGTCAAATTTGACGACAGCATAGTCAGTGTGGAAAAGATCAAAGAAACAATCGATGACCAGGGATATGATGTGGTATCTTAG
- the odhB gene encoding 2-oxoglutarate dehydrogenase complex dihydrolipoyllysine-residue succinyltransferase has product MVEVKVPELAESITEGTIVKWLKEEGDFVKQGDILLELETDKVNLEINAEHDGILRKHLKQEGDAVTVGEVIALLDEEATGEHRTADKSPGETQDEERDKDGNMEADDWDSTLGKEQLATPAARRRARQQGIDLGQVESLDPWGRIHAADIEKHKGAPGRAVNGEKGEREQKQVHPEQAKALEQKMYESKPVERIRMSRRRQTIARRLVEAQHTAAMLTTFNEVDMTAIMELRKRHKEAFYQEHGVRLGYMSFFTKAVIGALKKFPLLNAEIQGDEIVVKKYYDIGVAVATDQGLVVPVVRNADKLSFAEIEREIASLAEKARQNKLSVSDLQGGTFTITNGGVFGSLLSTPILNPPQVGILGMHKIQIRPVAVDEERMENRPMMYIALSYDHRIVDGKEAVSFLVKVKELLEDPETLLLEG; this is encoded by the coding sequence ATGGTGGAGGTCAAAGTGCCTGAACTGGCCGAATCCATCACTGAGGGAACGATTGTCAAATGGCTCAAAGAAGAGGGGGATTTCGTCAAGCAGGGAGATATCCTGCTCGAACTGGAAACGGATAAAGTCAATTTGGAAATCAATGCTGAACATGATGGCATCTTGCGTAAACATCTCAAACAGGAAGGAGATGCGGTCACAGTGGGAGAAGTGATTGCCCTCCTGGATGAAGAAGCAACGGGTGAACATCGGACAGCAGATAAGTCACCAGGCGAAACCCAGGATGAAGAAAGGGATAAGGATGGCAACATGGAGGCGGACGATTGGGACAGCACCCTGGGTAAGGAGCAGCTGGCCACCCCTGCCGCCCGTCGGCGGGCACGCCAGCAGGGCATTGATTTGGGCCAGGTTGAAAGTCTTGATCCCTGGGGACGGATCCATGCTGCAGATATAGAAAAGCACAAGGGAGCACCCGGACGGGCAGTGAACGGAGAAAAAGGGGAACGGGAACAAAAGCAGGTTCATCCGGAACAGGCAAAAGCCTTAGAACAGAAGATGTATGAGAGCAAACCGGTGGAACGGATACGCATGTCGCGCCGCAGGCAGACCATCGCCAGACGTTTGGTTGAAGCCCAGCATACAGCTGCTATGCTGACCACTTTTAACGAAGTGGATATGACCGCTATCATGGAACTCCGTAAGCGGCACAAGGAAGCCTTTTATCAAGAGCACGGGGTCAGATTGGGTTACATGTCTTTTTTCACCAAAGCGGTCATCGGGGCCCTGAAAAAGTTTCCTTTGTTAAATGCAGAGATTCAAGGTGACGAGATTGTGGTCAAGAAATATTATGATATCGGCGTGGCTGTTGCCACCGACCAGGGGCTGGTGGTTCCTGTTGTGCGTAATGCAGACAAGTTAAGTTTTGCCGAAATTGAGCGGGAAATAGCCTCTTTAGCCGAAAAAGCCCGTCAAAACAAGCTGAGTGTCAGTGACTTGCAAGGCGGAACCTTTACTATTACCAATGGGGGAGTATTTGGCTCCCTCCTGTCCACCCCGATTCTCAATCCCCCTCAGGTGGGCATTTTGGGCATGCATAAAATCCAAATCCGTCCGGTGGCAGTAGATGAAGAGCGGATGGAGAACCGGCCCATGATGTACATCGCCCTGTCCTATGACCATCGCATTGTGGACGGAAAGGAAGCGGTCAGCTTCCTGGTCAAGGTGAAAGAGTTGCTGGAAGATCCCGAAACGTTGCTATTGGAAGGATAA
- a CDS encoding MoaD/ThiS family protein — MHIYLRAYGHLEHYLQQGEYAGDDKQWVKLKTDSPGIKSIIRSLGIPDQEVCFLVRNGEFMDWDEQVQEGDRIELIPPIEGG; from the coding sequence ATGCATATTTATCTGAGAGCCTATGGTCATTTGGAACATTATCTGCAGCAAGGGGAATATGCTGGGGATGATAAACAGTGGGTAAAGCTGAAAACAGACAGTCCTGGCATCAAGAGCATCATCCGTTCTCTGGGCATCCCTGATCAGGAGGTTTGCTTTCTTGTGCGCAACGGGGAATTTATGGACTGGGATGAACAGGTGCAGGAAGGGGACCGTATCGAACTGATTCCCCCCATAGAGGGGGGGTAA
- a CDS encoding iron-containing alcohol dehydrogenase, which translates to MVSKKDLKLSTFAEFRLPPEVYYGQGALSTLKDVVPCLGSKVLIISDEVMEQIGHVERCVTYVQKAGAAHVTYMGVNTEPTDVYVDEALQMLQEQNCDLIVAVGGGSCIDTAKAVAVVATNGGYIGEYVGGQKPITKEPVPLIAIPTTAGTGSEVTSVTVITNTTADVKMMIKHPAFIPAVAIVDPLLTVTSPPKLTAATGVDALCHAIEAYLSRMAQPLTDTLSLEAIRLISSSIRRAYQQGEDLEARDRMTLGAMQAGIAFSNASVCLVHGMSRPIGALFHVPHGMSNAMLLPAVLEYTLEACIDRMAVIGRVIKPELEGQDDQKAAQAAVQEIKQLCRDLNIPNMKTWGIDESRFRKVLDKMAQDALASGSPANNPRVPTHEEIVKLYEYCYDYDY; encoded by the coding sequence GTGGTGTCCAAAAAGGACCTAAAGCTCAGTACCTTTGCCGAGTTTCGCCTGCCGCCAGAGGTGTACTACGGACAAGGGGCTTTGTCCACATTAAAGGATGTGGTGCCCTGTCTTGGTTCCAAAGTGCTCATTATTAGTGATGAAGTGATGGAACAAATAGGCCATGTGGAGCGTTGTGTCACTTATGTGCAAAAAGCTGGAGCAGCCCATGTCACTTATATGGGTGTCAACACAGAACCAACAGATGTGTATGTGGATGAAGCACTGCAGATGCTGCAGGAACAGAACTGTGACCTCATTGTGGCGGTTGGTGGGGGAAGCTGCATAGACACTGCCAAAGCGGTTGCTGTGGTGGCTACAAACGGCGGATATATTGGTGAGTATGTGGGAGGGCAAAAACCGATTACAAAGGAACCTGTTCCGCTTATTGCCATTCCCACTACAGCTGGTACCGGATCGGAAGTGACCAGTGTCACGGTTATCACCAACACCACTGCTGATGTCAAAATGATGATCAAGCATCCGGCCTTTATTCCTGCTGTTGCCATTGTTGATCCGCTCTTGACTGTGACTTCACCTCCCAAGTTGACTGCAGCTACCGGGGTAGATGCCTTGTGTCACGCCATAGAAGCCTATCTCTCCAGAATGGCTCAGCCGCTGACAGACACATTGTCCTTAGAGGCCATTCGCTTGATCAGCTCATCTATTCGCCGTGCATATCAACAGGGAGAGGACTTGGAAGCCAGAGACAGGATGACCTTGGGCGCCATGCAAGCAGGTATTGCTTTTTCCAATGCCTCAGTCTGTTTGGTGCATGGTATGTCCCGGCCCATAGGCGCTTTGTTTCATGTTCCCCATGGGATGTCCAATGCCATGCTGTTACCGGCAGTACTGGAGTATACTTTGGAAGCTTGTATTGATCGCATGGCAGTGATCGGCCGTGTCATTAAGCCGGAGCTGGAAGGGCAAGATGATCAAAAGGCCGCACAGGCAGCGGTACAGGAAATTAAACAATTGTGTCGGGATCTTAACATTCCCAATATGAAAACATGGGGCATTGATGAGAGCCGGTTTAGAAAAGTCTTGGATAAAATGGCCCAGGATGCCCTGGCTAGCGGCAGCCCGGCCAACAACCCACGGGTTCCAACCCATGAAGAGATTGTCAAACTGTATGAGTATTGTTATGATTATGATTATTAG
- a CDS encoding heavy metal translocating P-type ATPase: MTQTRQTSFKVTGMSCAACANRIEKALYKLDGVQTAHVNLALEKATVEYDPQQVDLSRLEARLEQLGYAIVKEKVEFEVDGMSCAACANRIEKTLNKMAGVFQANVNFALERAAVAYNPAEVTPEEMITRIDQLGFKLSLKEDRAGLDQAQDRETGRQFRKFVWAAVFSLPLLWTMVSHFEWAAFIWVPDVLLNPWVQWALATPVQFVIGWQFYKGAYKALRNKSANMDVLVALGTSAAYFYSLYLSIDWLRTGAHHVDLYYETAAIIITLILLGKYFEAKAKGRTSQAIKKLMGLKPKTALVIRNGQEIEIPVDEVVVGDIILVKPGQKIPVDGEVIAGRSAVDESMLTGESIPVDKEAGDEVIGATINKNGTLKIKATKVGKDTALAQIVRVVEEAQGSKAPIQRMVDKVSGIFVPIVVIFAFLTFLFWYLILTPGQLGSALIPTISILVIACPCALGLATPTSIMAGSGRSAEYGILFKGGEHLEKTQEITTVVLDKTGTVTKGEPEMTDVLVNPDAGLSEEELLRLVGSAEKPSEHPLAQALVQGIQEKGIALKEPEQFEAVPGHGITAEVDQHQVLVGTRRLMAKHSIDVSPALGQLEQLEQEGKTAMLVAVDSTYAGIIAVADRVKETSREAVARMRAMGLEVLMITGDNERTARAIARQVGIDHVLAEVLPEGKADEVKKLQQQGKKVAMVGDGINDAPALAVADIGMAIGTGTDIAMETADIALMRGDLNSVVDALLMSRKTMRNIKQNLFWAFCYNTAAIPVAAAGLLQPWMAGAAMAFSSVSVVLNALRLQRVKL; this comes from the coding sequence GTGACTCAAACACGGCAGACCAGTTTTAAAGTGACAGGCATGTCTTGTGCCGCTTGTGCCAACCGGATTGAAAAAGCATTATACAAACTTGACGGGGTACAAACTGCCCATGTGAATTTGGCTTTGGAAAAGGCGACAGTAGAGTATGATCCACAACAGGTGGACCTGTCCCGGCTGGAAGCACGCCTTGAACAGCTGGGATACGCTATAGTAAAAGAAAAGGTTGAATTTGAGGTCGACGGCATGTCTTGTGCCGCTTGTGCCAACCGCATTGAAAAAACGTTAAACAAAATGGCAGGCGTTTTTCAAGCCAACGTAAACTTTGCCCTGGAGAGGGCTGCTGTGGCCTACAACCCCGCTGAGGTTACCCCGGAGGAGATGATCACACGCATTGATCAGCTTGGCTTTAAACTGAGCTTAAAAGAAGATCGGGCTGGTTTGGACCAAGCACAGGACCGGGAGACCGGCCGTCAATTTCGCAAGTTTGTGTGGGCTGCCGTTTTCTCACTTCCTCTCTTATGGACGATGGTAAGCCATTTTGAATGGGCAGCTTTTATCTGGGTGCCGGATGTGCTCTTGAACCCGTGGGTGCAATGGGCTTTGGCCACTCCGGTACAGTTTGTGATCGGCTGGCAGTTTTACAAGGGGGCGTATAAAGCGCTGCGCAACAAAAGTGCCAATATGGATGTGCTGGTGGCCTTGGGGACTTCTGCCGCCTATTTTTACAGCCTGTATTTATCCATCGATTGGCTGAGAACAGGGGCTCATCATGTAGACCTTTATTACGAAACCGCAGCCATCATTATTACGTTGATTTTACTCGGAAAATATTTTGAAGCAAAAGCCAAAGGCCGCACCTCCCAGGCCATCAAAAAGCTGATGGGCCTAAAGCCCAAAACAGCGCTGGTGATCCGTAACGGGCAGGAGATTGAGATTCCAGTGGACGAAGTTGTTGTGGGTGACATTATTTTGGTTAAACCCGGTCAAAAAATTCCGGTTGACGGGGAAGTGATTGCTGGTCGTTCCGCAGTGGATGAATCGATGCTGACTGGAGAAAGCATCCCGGTGGACAAAGAAGCGGGCGATGAGGTGATCGGAGCGACGATCAACAAAAACGGCACGCTTAAAATTAAAGCGACCAAGGTAGGTAAAGATACGGCCTTGGCCCAAATTGTGCGGGTCGTGGAAGAGGCGCAAGGTTCCAAAGCGCCCATTCAGCGCATGGTGGATAAGGTCTCCGGCATCTTCGTCCCTATTGTGGTGATTTTTGCCTTTCTTACGTTCTTGTTCTGGTATTTGATCCTAACCCCCGGACAGTTGGGCAGCGCCCTGATCCCCACCATCTCTATTCTGGTAATTGCTTGTCCCTGTGCCCTGGGGCTGGCCACTCCGACTTCGATCATGGCCGGTTCGGGCCGTTCAGCGGAATACGGCATCTTGTTCAAAGGCGGTGAACATCTGGAGAAAACCCAGGAGATTACGACCGTCGTCCTGGATAAAACGGGCACCGTGACCAAGGGTGAACCGGAAATGACGGATGTACTGGTGAACCCTGATGCCGGACTCAGTGAGGAGGAGCTGTTAAGGCTGGTCGGTTCGGCGGAAAAACCCTCCGAACATCCTCTGGCCCAGGCCCTTGTGCAAGGTATACAGGAAAAGGGGATAGCGTTAAAAGAACCGGAACAGTTTGAAGCGGTGCCCGGACACGGAATAACGGCGGAAGTAGACCAGCATCAGGTGTTAGTCGGTACCCGCCGCCTGATGGCTAAACACAGTATTGACGTCTCCCCGGCCTTAGGGCAGCTGGAACAGCTTGAACAGGAAGGGAAAACCGCCATGCTGGTGGCCGTAGATAGCACCTATGCCGGGATTATCGCCGTTGCCGACAGAGTGAAAGAAACATCTCGAGAGGCCGTGGCCCGCATGAGGGCGATGGGCCTGGAAGTGCTGATGATCACGGGAGACAATGAACGGACAGCCCGCGCCATTGCCAGACAAGTGGGCATTGACCATGTGCTGGCCGAAGTGTTGCCTGAAGGCAAGGCTGATGAAGTTAAAAAACTGCAACAACAAGGGAAGAAAGTGGCCATGGTGGGCGATGGAATTAACGATGCTCCTGCCTTGGCTGTGGCGGATATCGGCATGGCCATCGGTACGGGTACTGATATTGCCATGGAAACGGCGGATATAGCCTTGATGCGGGGGGATTTGAACAGCGTGGTTGATGCTTTGCTCATGAGCCGCAAAACGATGCGCAACATCAAACAAAACTTGTTCTGGGCTTTTTGCTATAATACTGCAGCCATCCCTGTGGCTGCAGCCGGCCTTTTGCAACCTTGGATGGCCGGGGCGGCGATGGCTTTCAGCTCCGTTTCCGTTGTGTTGAATGCCTTAAGGTTGCAGCGGGTTAAATTATAA
- a CDS encoding 2-oxoglutarate dehydrogenase E1 component, protein MPAEDMENRHRWERVFGVNLGYIQDKYEQYLHDPGSVEPELKTLFERWGPPPMVDQDHQPVRDRKRERGAPQISAYQLEKAAAAMQLAQHIRTYGHLEAKIDPLHEGETEHVSLLDPTAYGLTEEDLRALPAAAVWPEAPDRMETAWDALHHLKQVYTESLAYQFTHVHDPEERKWLCRWVETGRAHEPLSSKEKVALLNRLIEVEMFEQFLHRRFVGQKRFSIEGLDALVPMLDELISQGVHSGIEHIMIGMAHRGRLNVLAHVLGKPYELIFSEFHHSPNKDLVPSEGSVGINYGWTGDVKYHLGGKRAIQADNVVRARLTLANNPSHLEFVNPVVEGFTRAAQEERTKRGYPEQDVNKAFAILIHGDAAFPGEGIVAETLNLSQLRGYHTGGTIHIIANNRLGFTTEERDARSTKYASDLAKGFEIPIVHVNADDPEACLAAVRLAYAYRQRFHKDFLIDLIGYRRFGHNEADDPAVTQPKLYAKIKHHPSVRVQYAQALIKAGLVTEEHIEEMENKVVEKLEAAYQRAMQKNKGDTFHLDPPEVLSGSLPDINTSVPLDTLRTINRNLLDWPEGFTVYPKLRRILERRANALADDGKVDWALAEILAFATILHDGIPIRLTGQDTERGTFAHRHLVLHDSKTGESLSPLHVLPEARASFAIHNSPLTETAVLGFEYGYSVFTTDTLVLWEAQYGDFANVAQVIFDQFISAGRAKWGERSNLVVLLPHGYEGQGPEHSSARLERFLQLAAENNWFVANVTKAAQYFHLLRRQALLSGREEERPLVIMTPKSLIRNPRVASFPQALSEGRFHRVLEQTGLGQYPERVERLILCSGKIAVELEEKLEKAEDNMDWLHIVRVEELYPFPKQDIQQIIQRYEGLQEIVWVQEEPRNMGAWRYMEPYLRDVAGEIPVRYIGRPDRSSPAEGLHEAHKKEQERIVQEALRR, encoded by the coding sequence ATGCCTGCTGAGGATATGGAGAATCGACACCGTTGGGAACGGGTATTTGGGGTTAACCTGGGCTATATTCAAGATAAATATGAACAGTACCTGCATGATCCCGGCTCAGTCGAACCAGAGCTGAAAACTTTATTTGAGCGGTGGGGACCGCCCCCTATGGTTGATCAAGATCATCAGCCTGTGCGGGACAGGAAAAGAGAAAGAGGGGCGCCACAAATAAGTGCATACCAACTGGAAAAAGCGGCAGCTGCCATGCAGTTGGCCCAACATATTCGTACATACGGCCACTTGGAAGCCAAAATTGACCCGTTGCACGAGGGGGAGACGGAGCACGTTTCCCTGCTTGATCCAACTGCTTACGGCCTGACTGAAGAAGATCTGCGCGCGTTGCCCGCAGCCGCCGTCTGGCCTGAAGCGCCGGACAGGATGGAAACAGCTTGGGATGCCCTTCACCACTTGAAGCAAGTGTATACTGAATCCCTGGCTTACCAATTTACCCATGTTCATGATCCTGAAGAACGCAAGTGGCTTTGCCGCTGGGTGGAAACGGGCCGGGCACATGAGCCGTTGAGCAGTAAGGAAAAGGTGGCACTGCTTAACAGGTTGATTGAAGTAGAAATGTTTGAGCAATTTTTGCACCGCAGATTTGTAGGGCAAAAGCGCTTTTCCATTGAAGGGTTAGATGCGCTGGTGCCTATGTTGGATGAGCTGATCAGCCAAGGGGTTCACAGCGGTATTGAGCACATCATGATTGGCATGGCCCACCGCGGGCGGCTGAACGTGCTGGCCCATGTACTGGGCAAACCTTATGAGCTGATTTTTTCCGAGTTTCATCATTCACCCAACAAAGATTTGGTGCCGTCTGAGGGTTCGGTCGGCATTAACTATGGCTGGACCGGAGACGTGAAATACCATCTGGGAGGAAAAAGGGCTATCCAGGCGGATAATGTGGTTAGGGCACGGTTGACCTTGGCTAATAATCCCAGTCATTTAGAGTTTGTGAACCCAGTGGTTGAAGGCTTCACCAGGGCTGCACAGGAAGAACGGACAAAGAGGGGCTACCCCGAGCAGGATGTCAACAAAGCGTTTGCTATTCTGATTCATGGCGACGCGGCTTTTCCGGGCGAAGGGATTGTGGCGGAGACTCTAAATTTAAGTCAGCTGCGCGGCTATCATACAGGTGGCACGATTCACATTATTGCCAACAACCGTCTGGGATTTACCACAGAAGAGCGGGATGCCCGTTCGACCAAATATGCCAGTGACCTGGCCAAGGGGTTTGAGATTCCCATTGTCCACGTCAATGCTGATGATCCCGAGGCGTGTCTGGCTGCTGTCCGGCTGGCCTACGCCTACCGCCAGCGCTTCCATAAGGATTTTCTGATTGACTTGATCGGTTACCGCCGCTTTGGACACAATGAAGCGGACGATCCAGCGGTGACCCAGCCCAAGCTCTATGCGAAAATTAAACACCATCCCAGCGTCCGGGTACAATATGCACAGGCCTTAATCAAAGCAGGTCTGGTGACAGAAGAGCATATAGAAGAGATGGAAAACAAGGTCGTGGAAAAATTAGAAGCGGCTTATCAACGGGCTATGCAGAAAAATAAAGGAGATACATTTCATTTAGATCCGCCGGAAGTGCTGAGCGGATCACTGCCTGATATTAACACCAGTGTCCCGCTGGACACGCTTAGGACCATAAACCGGAATTTGCTTGACTGGCCCGAAGGATTTACGGTTTATCCGAAATTGAGACGTATCCTGGAACGGAGGGCCAATGCCCTGGCTGATGACGGAAAAGTGGACTGGGCGCTGGCTGAAATACTGGCCTTTGCCACGATCCTCCATGACGGCATCCCCATCCGGCTGACCGGTCAGGATACGGAACGGGGGACGTTTGCCCACCGGCATTTGGTTTTGCATGACAGCAAAACGGGTGAATCCCTTTCGCCCCTCCATGTGTTGCCCGAGGCCCGGGCCTCGTTTGCTATCCATAACAGCCCACTGACAGAAACAGCGGTGCTGGGCTTTGAATACGGTTACAGTGTCTTTACCACAGATACCTTGGTCCTGTGGGAAGCCCAGTACGGGGACTTTGCCAATGTGGCCCAAGTGATATTTGACCAATTTATATCGGCTGGCCGGGCTAAATGGGGTGAAAGATCCAATCTGGTCGTGCTCTTGCCCCACGGCTATGAAGGGCAGGGACCGGAGCATTCCAGCGCCCGATTGGAACGTTTTCTGCAATTGGCCGCTGAAAATAACTGGTTTGTCGCAAACGTGACCAAAGCGGCCCAGTACTTCCACCTTTTGCGCCGTCAAGCCTTGTTATCAGGGCGTGAAGAGGAACGGCCGCTGGTCATTATGACTCCCAAAAGCCTGATTCGCAACCCGCGTGTCGCTTCTTTTCCCCAAGCTTTAAGTGAGGGCCGTTTTCACCGGGTCCTTGAACAAACCGGATTGGGACAGTATCCCGAGCGTGTCGAGCGGCTGATCTTGTGCAGCGGCAAAATTGCAGTGGAGTTAGAGGAAAAGCTGGAGAAAGCAGAGGATAACATGGACTGGCTGCATATTGTGCGTGTGGAGGAGCTCTATCCTTTTCCCAAACAAGACATCCAACAGATCATTCAACGGTACGAGGGATTGCAAGAGATCGTCTGGGTGCAGGAAGAACCGCGCAATATGGGAGCTTGGCGTTACATGGAGCCCTATCTAAGGGACGTGGCGGGAGAGATTCCTGTCCGTTACATTGGGCGGCCCGACCGCTCCAGTCCGGCAGAAGGTTTGCATGAGGCCCACAAAAAAGAACAGGAAAGGATTGTGCAGGAAGCCTTAAGACGCTAA
- a CDS encoding aldehyde ferredoxin oxidoreductase family protein produces the protein MSLGINGKILRVNLTQGTHAIDRPDEAWYRMYHGGRGLIAYYLYKELKPGIDPLGPDNKLIFAAGPLTGEPFGGAGRNSVGAKSPLTGAYGDGEAGGFWGSFLKRAGYDAVIVEGQAEKPVYIAIEDGQVAIHDASDIWGKDTAYVDEYLKAKHGRGAKVCQCGIAGENLVRYATVVNDINRMVGRTGMGAVMGSKKLKAIVVKGKQMPKMSNPQRVKELAAWMGKNHAELTKGFHKMGTSGIVQPLNRISGLPTRNFRDPFFEYAEQISGEAMHSQFNVKDDTCNACPIRCKRVVESEEHQVDGRFGGAEYEHLSAIGSNLGISDLAALMKATERCNAYGVDVISLGVTIACAMEAYEKGIITKEDTDGIELTWGNAEALLTLIEKICRREGIGDLLAEGSMRFAEKIGGGAEEFALNIKGLELPMHEPRLKQGMGVGYAISPTGADHCHNLHDTGTAKNVDFFKPLGAFKPVPADDIGPEKIRMLVYFTNWRHYMNSAVVCQFLPWTIDHLVELTNGVTGWDTNVWELMKVGERAATLTRLFNLREGFTAEDDRLPKRFFKPFKEGYIKGKAPSEEDFRQAIRYYYQMMGWDEQGVPTDGKLAELGILWARDSAAREVTSIEQS, from the coding sequence ATGAGCTTAGGGATTAACGGTAAAATTTTGCGAGTCAATTTAACGCAGGGGACCCATGCCATCGACCGGCCGGATGAAGCCTGGTACCGGATGTATCATGGCGGGCGGGGGTTGATTGCCTATTATTTGTACAAGGAGTTGAAGCCTGGGATTGATCCATTGGGACCGGACAACAAGCTGATTTTTGCAGCCGGACCGCTTACCGGTGAACCATTTGGCGGGGCGGGACGCAACAGTGTGGGGGCCAAGTCCCCTTTGACAGGGGCGTATGGTGACGGTGAAGCAGGCGGGTTTTGGGGATCATTCTTAAAGCGTGCCGGGTATGATGCCGTCATTGTGGAAGGGCAGGCAGAGAAACCTGTCTATATTGCCATTGAGGATGGTCAGGTCGCTATTCATGATGCCAGCGACATTTGGGGCAAAGATACGGCCTATGTCGATGAATACTTAAAAGCAAAACATGGCCGGGGAGCGAAAGTATGCCAATGCGGTATTGCCGGGGAAAACCTGGTCCGCTATGCCACAGTGGTCAATGACATTAACCGCATGGTGGGACGGACCGGAATGGGGGCTGTGATGGGCTCCAAAAAGCTGAAAGCCATTGTGGTCAAGGGCAAGCAAATGCCCAAGATGAGCAATCCCCAGAGAGTGAAAGAGCTGGCCGCCTGGATGGGCAAGAACCATGCCGAGTTGACCAAGGGTTTTCACAAGATGGGCACTTCAGGGATAGTACAACCCTTAAACCGGATTAGCGGCTTGCCTACCCGCAATTTCAGGGATCCTTTCTTTGAATATGCTGAACAAATTTCTGGTGAAGCAATGCACAGCCAATTTAATGTGAAAGACGACACCTGTAATGCCTGTCCCATTCGCTGCAAACGGGTGGTGGAGTCGGAAGAACATCAGGTGGACGGCCGTTTCGGCGGAGCCGAGTATGAACATTTAAGTGCAATCGGCTCTAATCTGGGCATCAGCGATTTGGCGGCCCTGATGAAAGCGACAGAGCGGTGTAATGCTTACGGAGTAGATGTCATTTCCTTGGGGGTCACCATTGCCTGTGCCATGGAAGCCTATGAGAAAGGCATCATCACCAAAGAGGATACAGATGGGATTGAGCTGACCTGGGGCAATGCCGAGGCCCTGTTGACCCTGATCGAAAAAATATGCCGGAGGGAAGGTATCGGCGATCTCTTAGCTGAGGGCAGCATGCGTTTTGCTGAAAAAATTGGCGGCGGGGCAGAGGAGTTTGCTCTAAATATCAAGGGGTTGGAGTTACCCATGCATGAACCCCGCTTGAAGCAGGGGATGGGTGTCGGCTACGCCATCTCGCCCACGGGAGCCGATCATTGCCACAATCTGCACGATACGGGAACAGCCAAAAACGTGGACTTTTTCAAACCGTTAGGCGCCTTTAAGCCAGTTCCAGCAGACGATATCGGCCCGGAGAAGATTCGCATGCTTGTATATTTTACCAATTGGCGTCACTATATGAACAGCGCAGTGGTGTGCCAGTTTTTACCCTGGACCATTGATCATCTCGTGGAGTTGACCAATGGCGTCACGGGCTGGGACACCAATGTGTGGGAATTAATGAAAGTGGGCGAACGGGCCGCCACACTGACGCGCCTGTTTAACTTGCGGGAAGGTTTTACAGCGGAGGATGACCGTCTGCCCAAGCGGTTTTTCAAGCCGTTTAAGGAAGGGTATATTAAAGGCAAAGCCCCCTCGGAAGAGGACTTCCGGCAGGCTATCCGTTATTATTACCAGATGATGGGCTGGGATGAACAAGGTGTCCCTACGGACGGCAAACTGGCCGAGCTGGGCATTTTATGGGCCCGGGATAGCGCTGCCAGGGAAGTCACCTCTATTGAGCAGAGCTGA